From a region of the bacterium genome:
- a CDS encoding NDP-sugar synthase codes for DTDTTIILSGDGVSNLNLTEFIEFHQGRKSFATINLSFVSDPLHYGVVVVERDGRIKQFQEKPRPKEAISNLANTGIYAFERKIFELIPDGEYDFGKQLFPEILKENVPFYGYYSEAYWNDMGSIDVYRQVHMDILMKRVSLPIAGKETRPGITVGTNTYIDEDAELIPPIAIGNNVVIEKYARLKGPLSINDSCRIEESCNIERSIVLPKTTIGKNTKIRNGIIAEGSKIANNVVLVDNNVIGSYATIGEYSILHPGIKVDSEIEVPLKTELKENIMRD; via the coding sequence TGATACTGATACAACGATTATATTGAGTGGTGACGGCGTTTCTAACCTTAATCTTACTGAATTTATTGAGTTTCATCAAGGAAGAAAATCCTTTGCCACAATTAATCTTTCTTTTGTTTCTGACCCCTTGCATTATGGCGTGGTTGTTGTTGAGAGGGATGGAAGGATTAAGCAGTTTCAGGAAAAACCAAGGCCAAAGGAGGCTATATCTAATCTTGCAAATACGGGAATATATGCATTTGAAAGAAAGATCTTTGAGTTAATCCCAGATGGCGAATATGATTTTGGAAAGCAGCTTTTTCCCGAGATTTTAAAAGAAAATGTCCCTTTCTACGGATACTATTCAGAGGCTTATTGGAATGATATGGGAAGCATTGATGTCTACAGGCAGGTTCATATGGATATCCTTATGAAAAGGGTAAGCCTTCCCATAGCTGGAAAAGAAACAAGGCCAGGAATAACTGTGGGGACAAATACCTATATTGATGAGGATGCTGAGCTTATTCCTCCCATTGCCATTGGAAACAATGTGGTGATAGAAAAGTATGCCAGGCTAAAGGGACCCCTTTCCATTAATGACTCCTGCAGGATAGAGGAATCTTGTAATATTGAAAGGAGCATTGTTCTTCCTAAAACAACCATTGGAAAGAATACAAAGATTAGGAATGGCATTATTGCAGAAGGCTCAAAAATAGCAAATAATGTAGTCCTTGTGGATAACAATGTCATAGGTTCTTATGCTACGATAGGTGAATATTCCATTCTCCATCCAGGGATAAAGGTAGATTCCGAAATAGAAGTTCCATTAAAAACAGAACTGAAGGAAAATATAATGAGGGATTAG